In the genome of Columba livia isolate bColLiv1 breed racing homer chromosome 10, bColLiv1.pat.W.v2, whole genome shotgun sequence, one region contains:
- the LOC102096568 gene encoding histone-lysine N-methyltransferase SETMAR gives MADLSGGLEPVPVALYPPGAAPPAFQYSPDSVAGADGDVDPTEITFPGCSCLTSSCVVDECSCLCRGENYSRLCLRPTDTEEYTRPVFECNALCRCSESCQNRVVQRGLQFRLEVFKTEKKGWGLRTLERIAKGRFVCEYAGEVLGFNEARRRIQAQTSKDSNYIIVVREHLHGGEVMETFVDPTYIGNVGRFLNHSCEPNLFMVPVRVDSMVPKLALFAATDISAGEELSYDYSGRFHNLPTTTREQKSLEEDNRLRKPCYCGSRTCSSFLPWDSSLFSTPDTCSGSSA, from the exons ATGGCGGACCTGAGCGGCGGGCTGGAGCCAGTGCCGGTGGCGCTGTACCCGCCCGGGGCGGCTCCGCCGGCCTTTCAG TACAGCCCAGACAGCGTGGCTGGAGCAGATGGGGACGTTGACCCTACAGAGATCACCTTCCCAGGATGTTCTTGTCTTACCAGCTCCTGTGTGGTTGACGAGTGCTCATGTCTTTGCCGTGGTGAAAATTACAGCAGGTTGTGCCTCAGGCCCACAGACACAGAGGAGTACACCAGGCCTGTTTTCGAATGCAATGCCTTGTGCCGCTGCAGTGAATCCTGTCAAAACAGGGTagtccagaggggtttgcaaTTCAGACTTGAGGTATTCAAGACTGAGAAGAAAGGGTGGGGGCTTCGCACCCTGGAACGCATAGCAAAAGGAAGATTTGTTTGTGAATACGCTGGTGAAGTTTTAGGCTTTAATGAGGCACGCAGAAGAATTCAGGCCCAGACATCAAAGGATTCGAACTATATCATAGTGGTGAGGGAGCACCTCCATGGTGGTGAGGTAATGGAGACGTTTGTTGACCCAACGTACATTGGTAACGTAGGCAGATTCCTGAATCATTCTTGTGAACCAAATTTATTTATGGTGCCAGTACGAGTTGACTCAATGGTGCCTAAACTGGCACTTTTTGCAGCTACTGATATTTCTGCTGGAGAGGAACTTTCATATGATTATTCTGGAAGGTTCCATAATTTACCAACAACTACCAGAGAACAAAAATCTTTAGAGGAAGATAACAGACTGAGAAAACCTTGCTATTGTGGTTCCCGCACATGTTCCTCCTTCTTACCTTGGGACAGTTCCCTCTTTTCCACGCCGGACACTTGTTCAGGGAGCTCTGCGTAG